Proteins from a single region of Methanotorris igneus Kol 5:
- the mtrG gene encoding tetrahydromethanopterin S-methyltransferase subunit MtrG — protein MAEIPSVVTPTKDFKRIQEELDKIEEMIENTNAELYQRAGKKVGRDVGIVYGLVLGIIFLTVFYNIVLPIFLQIK, from the coding sequence ATGGCTGAAATACCTTCAGTAGTTACACCAACAAAAGATTTTAAAAGGATTCAAGAAGAACTTGATAAAATTGAAGAAATGATTGAAAATACAAATGCTGAGTTATACCAAAGAGCCGGTAAAAAAGTTGGAAGAGATGTTGGTATTGTTTACGGTTTGGTTTTAGGGATTATATTCTTAACAGTATTCTACAACATAGTATTGCCAATATTCCTTCAAATAAAATAA
- the mtrH gene encoding tetrahydromethanopterin S-methyltransferase subunit H yields the protein MFKFEKEQMVVEIAGRKIGGQPGEYPTALAGTIFYARHKIVEDPKKGIFDKQAAEDLINKQAEMEDITGNPALVQVFGGTPEALVNYIDFVAEVWDGPMLLDSTSGEARMAAARRATEAGYANQCIYNSINVSIEDEEFQTLVESDLEASIVLCFDPMDPSVEGKINVLTNGGKTKDVGMLELAEKAGIKYPLIDVAVTPLGNGAGNAVRASFAVKAKFGLPVGSGIHNIPSAWDWLREFRKKLREEGLTQLAKDVHHVCDIGANLVQVMASGDFVLYGPIDNAQLAFPAVAMTDAVIAEAAKDMGINPIDTHPFNKLL from the coding sequence ATGTTCAAATTTGAGAAAGAACAAATGGTAGTTGAGATTGCTGGAAGAAAAATTGGAGGACAGCCAGGAGAATACCCAACAGCATTGGCAGGGACAATCTTCTATGCAAGACACAAAATCGTAGAAGATCCTAAAAAAGGTATCTTTGACAAACAAGCAGCAGAGGATTTAATAAACAAACAAGCAGAAATGGAAGACATTACTGGAAACCCAGCATTAGTACAAGTGTTTGGTGGTACACCAGAAGCTCTTGTTAATTATATTGACTTTGTTGCTGAAGTTTGGGATGGTCCAATGTTACTTGACTCCACATCAGGAGAAGCAAGAATGGCTGCTGCAAGAAGAGCAACAGAAGCAGGATATGCAAACCAGTGTATTTATAACTCTATCAACGTCTCCATTGAAGATGAAGAATTCCAAACCTTGGTTGAGAGTGACCTTGAAGCATCAATTGTCCTCTGTTTCGACCCAATGGATCCATCAGTTGAAGGAAAGATTAATGTTTTAACAAATGGGGGTAAAACAAAAGATGTTGGTATGCTTGAATTAGCTGAAAAAGCAGGAATTAAATACCCATTAATTGACGTTGCAGTTACTCCATTAGGAAACGGTGCAGGTAATGCAGTAAGAGCATCATTTGCAGTTAAGGCAAAATTCGGATTGCCTGTTGGAAGTGGTATTCACAACATCCCATCAGCGTGGGATTGGTTGAGAGAATTCAGAAAGAAATTGAGAGAAGAAGGATTAACACAACTTGCAAAAGACGTCCACCATGTATGTGATATTGGAGCAAACCTCGTCCAAGTTATGGCATCAGGAGACTTCGTCCTCTATGGGCCTATTGACAACGCTCAATTAGCATTCCCAGCAGTAGCAATGACAGATGCAGTTATTGCAGAAGCTGCAAAAGATATGGGTATCAACCCAATCGACACACACCCATTCAACAAATTGCTCTAA
- a CDS encoding DEAD/DEAH box helicase, whose translation MLAHGSNTGTIKRLKKEYSDEEIYAILEEPVKEWFKRKYGAFTPPQRYAVMEIHKKRNVLISSPTGSGKTLSAFLAAINELISLSINKKLEDKIYVLYVSPLRALNNDIEKNLKEPLKEIYEVAKELGVELDEIRVAVRTSDTTSYQKSKMVKKPPHILITTPESLAIALNSPKFSEHLKSIRYVIVDEIHALTNKRGVHLALSLERLNRIADFVRIGLSATVHPLEEVAKFLVGVGRECLIVDVNYLKDTEIKVISPVDDLIYTPSDEISKKLYKTLKELIEKHRTTLIFTNTRSATERVVYNLRNLSIKNIEAHHSSLSREHRLEVEEKLKKGELRAVVCVAGDSKILTDNGIKMIKELYGKEAITGIENGKVKFVKFRKPHKIKYSAEGLLIRTSLGFEVKATKEHKFLTVDENGKLKWIEAENLKAGNYIAVLRKLPSIEREVSIFKFLPDSAYLHLKIEFLSKLKREMQDKFGSISAFAKKMGLSRSHLIKQLNGIYPFRWDLLKEILRQLSLELSTENVSKITTDKGKYHMPLNFTPFMARLLGFWMADGSWKSGTLTLFSSDLDLLEKYGEQAKREFGVKPVVRKQNVSTYALELSFKTLMGMFKALVGNSGRKSKHGTFPKILYSLPLEHKKQFLSGYFDGDGYLEIKNGRIFSAGFTTFNREFADGIRDLLLYFGIVASIRKRNYNEVQHFRGRIISKRGTAYTVSVLGGEYLRRFFEIIEPWRDELKKIKEFKFSGYSNRDVIPNMGKRLRYLRLKLGISTYKLQKELYNPEKVEIGERQISRRNMIKLLRVYLRKAEKKGDKNLAHEIKELLNLAEGDIFFDKIKEIKPTFIDEAYGIIDSETENYVVNGFISKNSSTSLELGIDIGSIDLVILLGSPKSVSRALQRIGRSGHRLHEKSKGIIIAFDRDDLVECTVLAHNARNRKIDKVHIPKNCLDVLCQHIVGMSLEKVWEIDEAYNLVRKAYPYKDLSKEDFLDVLNYLAKGMEEKSIYGKIWLKDNRFGKRGKSTRAIYYMNVGTIPDETSVAVYCNSKYIGEVEEEFAEKLMRGDIFVLGGKTYKYIGGRGNRINVKEAFDEKPTIPAWFSEQLPLAYDLALDIQKFRGEVLWMSVEDIMEKYQVDEKTARAIKNYITEQDRYAVVPNHKQILIEHFVDEKRRYYVFHFLIGRRANDAISRAFAYYVSNLKKCNVRVSISDNGFALILPKNRKLTKANIVELFNIDLEETLKKSLERAEILKRRFRHVATRGFMILRKYMGRKMSVNRQQFNAEMLIKYCREINHPLYRETIREILEDVMDIENAKDFMKKVKNMRIYYRELPYPSPFAFNLIAMASSDVIVMEDKKKLIMEMHKKVMEFLKNKVGKNI comes from the coding sequence ATGTTGGCACATGGTAGCAATACTGGAACAATTAAAAGATTGAAAAAAGAATATTCTGATGAAGAAATTTATGCTATTTTAGAAGAGCCGGTCAAAGAATGGTTTAAAAGAAAGTATGGAGCTTTTACTCCACCTCAAAGATATGCAGTTATGGAAATTCACAAAAAGCGAAATGTATTAATTTCTTCACCAACAGGGAGTGGAAAGACATTATCTGCTTTTTTAGCAGCGATTAATGAATTAATATCCCTCTCCATAAATAAAAAGTTGGAGGATAAAATTTACGTTCTATATGTGTCTCCATTGAGGGCATTGAATAATGACATTGAAAAGAACCTAAAAGAACCTTTAAAGGAAATATATGAAGTTGCAAAGGAGTTGGGTGTTGAGTTGGATGAAATTAGGGTTGCTGTTAGAACAAGTGACACAACAAGTTATCAAAAATCAAAGATGGTTAAAAAACCTCCACATATACTAATAACAACCCCAGAAAGTTTGGCTATTGCTTTAAATTCTCCAAAATTTTCTGAGCATTTAAAATCTATAAGGTATGTGATTGTTGATGAGATTCATGCATTAACAAACAAGAGGGGGGTTCATTTAGCTCTATCTTTGGAGAGGTTGAATAGAATAGCGGATTTTGTAAGGATTGGGTTGAGTGCAACTGTTCATCCATTAGAAGAAGTTGCAAAGTTTTTGGTTGGTGTTGGGAGGGAGTGCCTAATAGTTGATGTAAATTACCTAAAGGACACTGAAATAAAGGTCATCTCTCCAGTGGATGATTTAATTTACACTCCAAGTGATGAGATATCAAAAAAACTCTACAAAACATTAAAAGAGCTTATTGAAAAGCATAGAACAACGCTTATCTTTACAAATACAAGGAGTGCAACAGAGAGGGTTGTTTATAATTTGAGGAATTTGAGCATTAAAAACATTGAGGCTCATCATTCATCATTAAGCAGGGAACATAGGTTAGAAGTTGAGGAGAAATTGAAAAAGGGAGAGCTTAGAGCTGTTGTATGTGTTGCAGGGGATTCTAAGATACTAACTGACAATGGAATTAAAATGATAAAGGAGTTGTATGGAAAAGAAGCAATCACTGGAATTGAGAATGGAAAAGTAAAGTTTGTTAAGTTTAGGAAGCCCCATAAAATTAAATACTCAGCTGAAGGCTTGCTCATTCGAACATCTCTTGGCTTTGAAGTTAAGGCTACAAAAGAGCACAAATTCCTAACTGTTGATGAGAATGGAAAACTTAAGTGGATTGAAGCAGAGAATTTGAAGGCTGGAAATTACATAGCTGTCCTTAGAAAGCTTCCATCTATTGAGAGAGAAGTCTCTATTTTTAAGTTTCTACCAGATTCAGCATACCTTCATCTGAAAATAGAGTTCCTGAGCAAACTAAAAAGAGAGATGCAGGATAAATTTGGCTCAATTAGTGCTTTTGCAAAGAAAATGGGGTTGAGTCGTAGTCACCTAATAAAACAGCTTAATGGGATCTATCCTTTCAGATGGGATCTGCTAAAAGAAATATTGAGGCAACTTTCTCTTGAGCTGTCAACTGAAAATGTTTCAAAAATCACGACAGATAAAGGAAAATACCACATGCCTCTCAACTTTACTCCTTTTATGGCCCGTCTCCTCGGCTTCTGGATGGCTGATGGCTCATGGAAAAGTGGAACCTTAACTTTATTCTCCAGTGACTTAGATCTGCTGGAAAAGTATGGAGAGCAAGCGAAAAGGGAATTCGGAGTTAAGCCCGTAGTTAGAAAGCAGAACGTCAGTACTTATGCGTTAGAGCTGTCCTTTAAAACTCTCATGGGGATGTTTAAGGCATTAGTTGGGAACAGTGGCAGAAAGTCCAAGCATGGAACATTTCCAAAAATTCTGTATAGTCTCCCATTGGAGCATAAGAAGCAATTTTTATCTGGCTACTTTGATGGAGACGGGTATCTGGAGATTAAAAATGGGAGAATATTCTCAGCAGGATTCACAACTTTCAACAGAGAGTTTGCAGATGGCATTAGAGATCTGTTGCTATATTTTGGAATTGTTGCCTCGATAAGAAAGAGGAATTACAATGAAGTCCAGCATTTTAGAGGTAGGATAATTTCAAAAAGAGGCACGGCCTATACTGTCTCAGTGCTGGGTGGAGAATATCTTAGACGATTCTTTGAAATCATAGAGCCTTGGAGAGATGAACTAAAGAAGATTAAGGAGTTTAAATTTTCAGGTTATTCAAATAGAGATGTAATCCCAAACATGGGGAAGAGACTTAGATACCTCAGGTTAAAGCTCGGAATAAGTACCTACAAACTACAAAAAGAGCTGTATAATCCAGAGAAAGTGGAAATTGGAGAGAGGCAGATAAGCAGGAGAAATATGATTAAGCTGCTGAGAGTCTACTTGAGGAAAGCTGAGAAGAAGGGTGATAAAAATCTCGCTCACGAAATAAAAGAGTTACTCAATCTTGCAGAGGGGGATATATTCTTTGATAAAATTAAGGAAATTAAACCCACGTTTATCGATGAAGCCTATGGAATAATAGACTCAGAAACTGAAAACTACGTTGTCAACGGTTTTATCTCGAAAAACAGCTCTACCTCGCTTGAGTTAGGTATAGATATTGGAAGCATTGACTTGGTTATTCTTCTTGGCTCACCAAAGAGTGTTTCAAGGGCATTGCAGAGGATTGGAAGGAGTGGACATAGGTTGCATGAAAAGAGTAAAGGAATTATCATTGCGTTTGATAGGGATGATTTAGTTGAATGCACTGTTTTAGCTCACAATGCAAGGAATAGGAAAATAGATAAAGTTCACATTCCAAAAAACTGCTTAGATGTCCTCTGCCAGCATATTGTTGGGATGAGTTTGGAGAAAGTTTGGGAGATTGATGAGGCATATAACTTAGTGAGGAAAGCATACCCCTACAAGGACTTGAGCAAGGAGGACTTTTTGGATGTTCTCAACTATTTGGCTAAGGGGATGGAAGAAAAATCCATATATGGAAAAATTTGGTTAAAAGATAATAGGTTTGGAAAGAGAGGAAAATCAACAAGAGCAATCTACTATATGAACGTGGGAACTATTCCAGATGAGACATCAGTAGCAGTTTATTGCAATTCAAAATACATTGGAGAGGTTGAGGAGGAATTTGCGGAGAAGTTGATGAGGGGAGATATATTTGTTTTGGGGGGAAAGACATACAAATACATTGGAGGTAGAGGGAATAGGATTAATGTAAAGGAGGCATTTGATGAAAAACCAACGATTCCCGCATGGTTTTCTGAGCAGTTGCCACTTGCTTATGATTTGGCATTGGATATCCAGAAGTTTAGAGGAGAAGTTTTGTGGATGAGTGTTGAGGATATAATGGAAAAGTATCAGGTGGATGAAAAAACCGCAAGAGCAATAAAAAACTACATCACCGAACAGGATAGATACGCGGTAGTCCCAAACCATAAGCAAATTTTAATTGAGCACTTTGTAGATGAGAAGAGGAGGTATTATGTGTTCCACTTCTTAATTGGTAGGAGGGCAAATGATGCCATATCAAGGGCTTTTGCCTATTATGTATCAAATCTAAAAAAATGCAATGTTAGAGTTTCAATAAGTGATAATGGCTTTGCTTTGATACTTCCAAAAAATAGAAAACTGACAAAAGCCAACATAGTTGAACTTTTTAACATAGATTTAGAGGAGACGCTTAAAAAATCCTTAGAAAGGGCGGAGATATTAAAGAGGAGATTTAGACACGTTGCAACAAGGGGTTTTATGATTTTGAGGAAGTATATGGGTAGGAAGATGAGTGTTAATAGACAACAGTTTAATGCTGAGATGTTAATAAAATACTGCAGAGAAATCAATCATCCGCTCTACAGGGAGACAATAAGGGAGATATTGGAGGATGTTATGGATATTGAAAATGCAAAGGATTTCATGAAAAAAGTTAAAAATATGAGGATATATTATAGAGAACTTCCTTATCCATCCCCATTTGCATTTAACTTAATTGCTATGGCGTCGTCTGATGTTATTGTTATGGAGGATAAGAAAAAACTCATCATGGAGATGCACAAAAAGGTTATGGAATTCTTAAAGAATAAGGTAGGGAAAAATATCTGA
- the cas10 gene encoding type III-A CRISPR-associated protein Cas10/Csm1, which produces MDSEYRAVVIGALLHDIGKFVQRKIMDEGKKQQKHEIEGYNYLKKLFDEGFLSFLSDKEERIILDIVKEHHNNKIKDGYVGIVRLADWLSSGERKSVEESDILKGYGEDIKLLSIFETANLLKHVESESKLETLYGMGYKYPLKELKINKKVIFTNKPYPNDNYVDLFNDFETALGDFKNKNDISFEELLQLLYKYTWCIPSATFWESCGAIRGSYPDISLYDHLKTTCAIAACLYRLYESKKINEKINDKKLKEYLERKNWDDKIFCLIHGDISGIQDFIFTVKNKYAAKTLRGRSFYLDFLMEYLARYICKELDLPIANILFCGGGHFYILSYKVDDGKIEEFEKKINDILFDMFKTKVYVYLVKEDVSLSDFLDFSKVWKRVSDRTVERKLRRFDYKLEKIFKKPIDDGKDERCKICNNELKDEKIPLEEEEGYRCPYCESFINITEKLKKYSKENKFKLKEIFNDENEIKIKIFKELENSFNLLEDKGFFRYYLDEYNLPDNNGELIIPFKIFPISFPLDENGDIIDLNELAKKAEKRTGTNKIAVLKMDVDNLGELFTKGLKIIKNNKNKERKNLASISRMSTLSNFLSLFFTGYIPYLIKTGKFKDKEGKEHEFKDNIYLIYAGGDDTLITGSWDAVWELAKKIREDFKEFVCYNPFITLSAGIYLTNPKFKFKRAVEFAEEELERAKDNEIKDIIKKNSLSIFSTPLNWDLEVKYIPGFWEKLKDIKSELELGNELINEMLSMEKYCEKFNEDELEGKFNELIKDTNKKRILHISQVAAEMLNKIVKKGKNGEIILYLPYYWRLLYYIKRNYKKKEEYEKVKFLEDYVKRKVHQAVLQNVGLSLNDLKVAAKITELKWRG; this is translated from the coding sequence ATGGATTCTGAATATAGGGCAGTTGTTATAGGGGCTTTGTTGCATGATATTGGTAAGTTTGTTCAAAGAAAAATTATGGATGAAGGCAAAAAACAACAAAAACATGAAATTGAAGGTTATAATTATTTAAAAAAATTGTTTGATGAGGGATTTTTAAGTTTTTTAAGTGATAAAGAAGAAAGGATAATCTTAGATATTGTTAAAGAACATCACAACAACAAAATAAAAGATGGGTATGTTGGTATAGTAAGATTGGCTGATTGGTTAAGTAGTGGGGAGAGAAAGTCTGTTGAAGAGAGTGATATTTTAAAGGGTTATGGAGAAGATATAAAGTTGTTATCAATTTTTGAAACTGCAAATCTTTTAAAACATGTTGAAAGTGAGAGTAAATTAGAAACTCTCTATGGGATGGGATATAAGTATCCACTTAAGGAATTAAAAATAAATAAAAAAGTTATTTTTACAAATAAACCATACCCAAATGACAATTATGTTGATTTATTTAATGACTTTGAAACAGCTTTAGGAGATTTTAAAAATAAAAATGATATCAGTTTTGAAGAACTTCTGCAACTCCTATATAAATATACTTGGTGCATACCTTCCGCTACATTTTGGGAGAGTTGTGGAGCAATAAGGGGTAGTTATCCAGACATTTCTTTATATGACCACTTAAAAACAACCTGTGCAATTGCAGCATGCCTCTATAGGCTTTATGAGAGTAAAAAAATAAATGAAAAAATAAATGATAAAAAATTAAAGGAATACTTAGAAAGAAAAAACTGGGATGATAAAATATTCTGCCTTATTCATGGAGACATTTCAGGAATTCAGGACTTTATTTTTACAGTTAAAAATAAATATGCAGCAAAAACTTTGAGAGGAAGGAGCTTTTACTTAGATTTTTTAATGGAGTATTTGGCAAGATATATTTGTAAAGAGTTAGATTTACCAATAGCTAACATACTATTCTGTGGAGGGGGGCATTTCTATATTTTAAGTTATAAAGTTGATGATGGGAAAATTGAGGAATTTGAGAAGAAAATAAATGATATTCTTTTTGATATGTTTAAAACTAAAGTTTATGTTTATTTAGTCAAAGAAGATGTTAGTTTAAGTGATTTTTTAGACTTTTCAAAAGTTTGGAAGAGAGTTTCAGACAGAACAGTAGAGAGAAAGTTAAGAAGGTTTGACTATAAATTAGAGAAAATATTCAAGAAGCCAATTGATGATGGTAAAGATGAGAGATGTAAAATATGCAATAATGAATTAAAAGATGAAAAAATACCTTTAGAAGAAGAGGAAGGATATAGGTGCCCATATTGTGAGTCATTTATAAATATAACTGAAAAATTAAAAAAATATTCTAAAGAAAATAAGTTTAAATTAAAAGAAATTTTTAATGATGAAAATGAAATAAAAATAAAGATATTTAAAGAGTTAGAAAATAGTTTCAACCTTTTAGAAGATAAAGGGTTCTTCAGATATTATTTAGATGAGTATAATTTGCCTGATAACAATGGAGAGTTAATAATCCCATTTAAAATCTTCCCAATATCATTCCCATTAGATGAGAATGGGGATATTATAGATTTAAATGAACTGGCTAAAAAAGCTGAAAAAAGAACAGGAACAAATAAAATAGCTGTATTAAAGATGGATGTTGATAACTTAGGAGAGTTATTTACTAAAGGATTAAAAATAATAAAGAATAACAAAAATAAAGAACGAAAGAATTTGGCTTCAATATCAAGAATGAGTACATTAAGTAACTTCTTAAGTTTATTCTTTACTGGATATATCCCTTACTTAATAAAAACTGGAAAATTCAAAGATAAGGAAGGAAAAGAACATGAGTTTAAGGATAATATTTACTTAATCTATGCTGGAGGTGATGATACTTTAATAACTGGATCATGGGATGCTGTATGGGAATTAGCCAAAAAAATTAGAGAAGATTTCAAAGAATTTGTTTGCTACAATCCATTTATTACCTTAAGTGCTGGAATCTACTTAACTAATCCAAAATTTAAATTTAAGAGAGCTGTTGAATTTGCTGAAGAAGAGCTTGAAAGGGCTAAAGATAATGAAATTAAGGACATTATAAAGAAAAATTCCTTATCTATCTTCTCAACTCCATTAAATTGGGACTTGGAAGTTAAATACATTCCTGGATTTTGGGAGAAGTTGAAAGATATTAAGAGTGAGTTAGAACTTGGAAATGAGTTAATAAATGAAATGCTGAGCATGGAAAAATATTGTGAGAAGTTCAATGAAGATGAGTTAGAGGGTAAATTTAATGAACTAATTAAGGACACCAATAAAAAAAGAATCTTGCATATCTCCCAAGTTGCTGCAGAGATGCTAAATAAAATTGTGAAGAAAGGTAAAAATGGTGAGATTATTCTCTACCTTCCTTACTATTGGAGGTTGCTTTACTACATTAAAAGAAATTATAAGAAGAAAGAAGAGTATGAAAAAGTTAAATTCTTAGAAGATTATGTCAAAAGGAAGGTGCACCAAGCTGTACTCCAAAATGTTGGCTTGTCCCTAAATGATCTCAAAGTTGCTGCTAAGATAACTGAACTTAAGTGGAGGGGATAG
- the csm2 gene encoding type III-A CRISPR-associated protein Csm2, producing the protein MGYSKYQNPNPKNENKAGKNSDKLKLLDEILNVNDKNIKKFLNYAEEFANKNLKYISFTKIRKFYDYLNEISPEDEDWIIKFAHLKPMVAYHYGKEKRNQGLFELKKLIDAVFDKIYNENDENKRKEMFKHFKKFFEAIIAYKRFYEGK; encoded by the coding sequence ATGGGTTACAGTAAATATCAAAATCCTAATCCTAAAAATGAAAATAAAGCAGGTAAGAATTCTGATAAATTAAAATTATTAGATGAAATACTAAATGTAAATGACAAAAATATAAAAAAATTCTTAAATTATGCTGAAGAATTTGCTAATAAAAATTTGAAATATATCTCTTTCACAAAAATTAGAAAATTTTATGATTACCTAAATGAAATTTCTCCAGAAGATGAAGATTGGATAATAAAATTTGCTCATTTAAAACCAATGGTAGCTTATCATTATGGTAAAGAAAAAAGAAATCAGGGATTATTTGAATTAAAAAAATTAATAGATGCTGTATTTGATAAGATTTATAATGAAAATGATGAAAATAAGAGAAAAGAAATGTTTAAACACTTTAAAAAATTCTTTGAAGCTATTATAGCATATAAAAGATTTTATGAAGGAAAATAA
- the csm3 gene encoding type III-A CRISPR-associated RAMP protein Csm3, producing MENITLKGKVIISGVIELLTGLHIGGLKETLKIGGTDDPVIKDAFGRIYIPGSSLKGKIRCLLEKSMGKGKVKVVIKVKKEIKEGDKSRYEVKEDKEETYELKDFNTDIVDKLIEEYKSKGYTEDKGYSIESHITALPCSCGDCVICKIFGPHDSKKIEEPRRVVFRDAYLVKEINDNEKNRNNSNNEVIEIGEKKYKILDENDEELNEYLEIKPENIIDRVKGVAQHPRFIERVSAGAKFYFEIVFNVYKKEDKELLKELITGMKLLEDDYLGGSGSRGYGKIKFENLKIVNRPKEYYEGNEKAEKVTDVKDLDELKNLNKLEEKIKEIWNY from the coding sequence ATGGAAAATATAACTTTAAAAGGAAAAGTTATAATTTCAGGAGTTATTGAGTTATTGACAGGATTGCATATTGGAGGGCTTAAAGAAACTTTAAAAATTGGAGGTACTGACGATCCAGTAATTAAAGATGCTTTTGGAAGAATATATATTCCAGGCAGCTCTTTAAAAGGAAAAATAAGATGCCTATTAGAAAAATCTATGGGTAAAGGAAAAGTAAAAGTAGTAATAAAGGTTAAAAAAGAAATTAAAGAAGGAGATAAAAGTAGATATGAAGTTAAAGAAGATAAAGAGGAAACTTATGAGTTAAAGGACTTTAATACAGACATTGTAGATAAATTAATTGAAGAGTATAAAAGTAAAGGATATACTGAAGATAAAGGCTATAGTATCGAATCTCATATAACAGCATTACCATGTAGTTGTGGAGATTGTGTAATATGTAAAATTTTTGGTCCTCATGATTCAAAAAAGATTGAAGAGCCAAGAAGAGTTGTATTTAGAGATGCTTATTTAGTTAAGGAAATTAATGATAATGAAAAAAATAGAAATAACAGCAATAATGAAGTAATAGAAATAGGTGAGAAAAAATATAAAATTCTAGATGAAAATGATGAAGAATTAAATGAATATTTGGAAATAAAACCTGAAAATATTATTGATAGAGTTAAGGGAGTTGCTCAGCATCCAAGATTCATTGAAAGAGTTTCAGCAGGAGCTAAATTTTACTTTGAAATAGTCTTCAATGTTTATAAAAAAGAAGATAAAGAGCTTTTAAAAGAGCTAATAACTGGGATGAAGCTGTTAGAGGATGACTACTTAGGAGGCTCTGGAAGTAGAGGATATGGTAAAATAAAGTTTGAAAATTTAAAAATTGTAAACAGACCTAAAGAATACTATGAAGGGAATGAAAAAGCTGAAAAAGTAACAGATGTTAAAGATTTAGATGAATTAAAAAATTTAAACAAGTTAGAAGAAAAAATAAAAGAAATTTGGAATTATTAA
- the csm4 gene encoding type III-A CRISPR-associated RAMP protein Csm4, whose amino-acid sequence MKKLVILKPSVNSKYHFGSGDLEKSDVIFHSSNLFSAIVNNFVLLYGEDYKEEINKKVEELAENLRLSSLFIKIKNTFLLPKPEYPIFYLLKNENYMKIKPKDVKKIKFVTLKAYKEIVMEKLKEIGYGSKNYYINCLFDNNLDEYFNKRVTKSIFATEEEIEEIKNIEIFKRYDEEKNTIDRICERPAEGQLYKVEFIKFDKNVELYFIIDYPEYLNKEIQASIRLLADEGLGGKRSIGSGHFEKVEIKDIKEFKDFNELFNTQGELNILLGVGIPKEDEISNIKYYKLLELGGYIYSTTKPELVTKHRRSLMALSEGSVVKAFEGCIKNVKPKNSSENIHPVYTHGKPITLPLVEK is encoded by the coding sequence ATGAAAAAGTTGGTTATTTTAAAACCAAGTGTTAATAGTAAATATCATTTTGGTAGTGGTGATTTAGAAAAGAGTGATGTAATATTTCATTCATCAAATTTATTTTCTGCCATAGTTAATAACTTTGTCTTATTGTATGGGGAAGATTATAAGGAAGAAATAAATAAAAAAGTCGAAGAATTAGCTGAAAATTTAAGATTATCATCCTTATTTATTAAAATAAAGAATACTTTCCTTTTACCTAAACCAGAGTATCCTATATTTTACTTATTAAAAAATGAAAATTACATGAAAATCAAACCAAAAGATGTGAAAAAGATTAAATTTGTTACTTTAAAGGCTTACAAAGAAATAGTTATGGAAAAACTCAAAGAAATTGGCTATGGTAGTAAAAACTACTATATTAATTGCCTATTTGACAATAATTTAGATGAATATTTTAATAAAAGAGTGACTAAAAGTATTTTTGCTACAGAAGAAGAGATTGAGGAAATAAAAAATATAGAAATATTTAAGAGGTATGATGAGGAGAAGAACACAATAGATAGGATTTGTGAAAGGCCTGCTGAAGGGCAGCTCTATAAGGTAGAGTTTATCAAATTTGACAAAAATGTGGAGCTTTACTTTATTATTGATTATCCAGAATATTTAAATAAAGAGATTCAAGCAAGTATAAGATTGTTGGCTGATGAGGGTTTAGGGGGAAAGAGAAGTATAGGATCTGGGCATTTTGAAAAGGTTGAGATAAAAGATATAAAAGAATTTAAAGATTTTAATGAATTGTTTAATACTCAAGGAGAACTAAATATTCTTTTAGGTGTAGGAATTCCTAAAGAAGATGAGATTAGTAATATTAAGTATTATAAACTTTTAGAACTTGGAGGATACATTTATTCAACAACTAAGCCAGAATTAGTAACTAAGCATAGAAGGTCATTAATGGCTTTATCTGAAGGTTCTGTAGTTAAGGCATTTGAAGGGTGTATAAAAAATGTCAAACCTAAAAATAGCTCTGAAAATATCCATCCAGTATATACTCATGGGAAACCAATAACTCTACCACTGGTGGAAAAATGA